Part of the Campylobacter suis genome, CTACCATAAGCTTAAGTGAAGAGCAGATGCAAGACATTGAACGCTTACTAGACAAACTAGAAGATGATGACGATGTGCAGGCTGTTTATACAAATATAGAATAAATTTAAAGGAAAGTGTATGAGATTTGATGAGTTAAAAATTTATGAACCAAATATAGATGAGCTAAAAAAGGCAAAATTTGCTGTATTTCACACAAGTAAGGGCGATTTAAATCTAGAGCTTTTTGCAGATGAGGCGCCACAAACGGTGGCAAATTTTGTTGAGCTTATAAAAAATGGCTTTTATAATGGTCTAAATTTTCATAGAGTTATCCCAAATTTTGTTATACAAGGCGGCTGCCCACACGGTACTGGTACCGGAGGTCCAGGATGGAGAATTTTATGCGAGTGTGACGAACAAAATGTCCGCCATGAACGCGGAAGCCTGAGTATGGCACACGCTGGTAGAGACACTGGCGGATCGCAGTTTTTCGTCTGTCATAGCGCACAGCCACATCTTGATGGTGTGCATACAGTTTTTGGAAAGTGCGTGGATGAAGAGAGCTTAAAAGTTCTTGATGCTATCCGTGCAGGCGATGAGATCACTTCGGCGGAAGTTAAAGAAAATTTATAAAGGTCTAACATGCAACAGACACAAGCCCAGAAAAATTTCTGGTTAAAACTGGCAACAAGCCTTGCGTTTTGGGTTGTTTTTGCGATTATTGCTGGGATTATCGTTGGTATCGTTGCGCCAGAGCTTGGCATAGCAAGTAAGCCAGGTATCGACTACTTTATCAAGGCACTGAAAGTTCTTATAGGCCCTATTATCTTTTTAACCATAGTCTCTGGTATAGTTGGGCTTGAGAGCCTAAAAGATCTAGGCTCTATCGGGCTTAAGGCTTTTATATATTTTGAGATAGTAAGTACGATAGCGCTTGCAGTGGGAATTTTATTTGGTGAAATTTTGCGACCAGGTCACGGAATGCACTTAGACTACACCAAACTAGACCCAAGTAGCGTTGATAAATACACACATGTTGACCGTGATGTGGGTTCTATGTGGTCTATCTTAAAAAGTGCGGTGCCTAGCGACCCCATCACACCTTTTATAAACTCAAATACCTTGCAAGTTCTTTTTATGGCTCTTTGTGTGGCGATAGTCTTGTCGTTTTTGAAGCACGAGCATAAAAAAGCTTTCTTAAAACCACTTGAGTTTATCCAGCACTATGTATTAAAACTACTTAGCATATTGATGCTTTTTAGCCCAGTAGCTGCCTTTTCTGCGATGGCTTATCTGATAGGAAAATTTGGCATTAGCTCGCTACTTGGCATGCTAGAGCTTTTGGCTGTCATGGCTGCGGCTAGCTTATTTTTTATATTTGGTGTGCTTGGTGCTATATGCTACTTTGCAAAGGTCAATGTCTTTAAATTTATGCGCTTTATATCAAAAGAGGTACTTGTAGTTTTTGCGACAAGTTCCTCAGAAACTGCACTCGCTCCACTTATGCAAAAACTTGAAAGAGCTGGCATAAACCGCGGTGCCGTAGGACTTATAATACCAACTGGCTACTCATTTAACCTTGACTGCACAAATATCTATCTAAGCCTTAGTGTAATATTTCTTGCGCAAGCATTTGATATACCGCTAAGCTTTGAGCATCTTATTAGTATACTAATAGTACTAATGATAACAAGCAAGGGCGCTGTTGGAGTTACAGGCTCTGGCTTTATAGTTCTTGCTGGTACACTTGCCGCGCTACCTTCAACAGGCATTCCAGTTGTTACAGTAGCTGTGCTTCTTGGTGTAGATAAATTTATGTCAGAGATGCGTGCCGTAGGCAATCTATGCGGAAATGCTGTTGGTTGTATGATAATTTCTATCTGGGATAAAAAGGTCGATCTAACACAATTTAGATATGCGCTTGATCACCCTGATGAATTTGAATTTAAAGGATAAAAGAGCGCCCAAGTGGCGCTCATAAGCCTAGAATGCGTTATCTACTGCTTGACAAAGAGTGTGGATAACTAAGATATGCATCTCTTGAATGCGTGGGGTATCAGAGCTTGGCATCACTAAATTTAGCTCGCAAATTTCATTCATATTGCCACCATCTCTTCCTGAAAGCCCCAAAGTTCTTACACCAAATTCTTTTGCGACATTTAGTGAGTTTATAACATTTTTACTATTTCCGCTAGTTGAAATTCCTATCAGCAGGTCGCCTTTTTTTGCAAGTGCACGAAACTGACGCTCAAAAACCATATCATAGCCATAGTCATTTCCAATCGCCGTAAGTGCTGAAGTATCGGTCGTAAGTGCTATCGCAGGAAGTGCTAGGCGTTCGGTTTTATATCGCCCAGTAAGCTCTGCTGCAAAATGCTGCGCATCAGCCGCACTACCACCATTACCACATATTAAAATTTTACCGCCATTTTTTAGCGTATCTACCACAATTTCACAAGCTTTTTTTATATCATTTTCAAGCAAAGACATTTTATTTGCGGTATTTATATGGGCTAAAATTTCTGCTTTTATCATCTCATTTATTTGCATCTATTATCCTTTTTATAATGCTAGTCGTACTCTTGCCATCTACAAACTCTACAAGACGCACATCTTTTACTATTTGGCTACCAACCACCTCTTTACCAGCATAGTCAGCACCCTTTACAAGCACATCTGGCTTTAATTTTGTTATTAAATTTAGTGGAGTATCCTCATCAAATATCACAACATAATCAACAAAACCAAGCGAACCAAGCACGCTAGCTCTGTCATCTTGCGAATTTACGGGACGACTTTCTCCTTTTAGTCTTTTTACCGAAGTGTCAGAATTTAGACCAACTACCAGTATATCCCCAAAACTGCGAGCTTTTGCTAGGTACTTGGTATGCCCTGCATGAAGTACATCAAAACAGCCATTTGTAAAGACTATCTTTTTGTTCTCCTTGTGGGCAAAAATTTCAACCAACTCATCTGCGCTTTTTATCTTTTTTTCATAATGAATACTTTCGCGATCTTGCAAAAGCTCATTTATCTCGGCAAAATTTGCCGTAGCACTGCCTATCTTACCGACAACAACCGCGGCTGCAAGATTTGCCATTTTTATCGCCTCTTTAATGTTTGCACCACTTGCAAGCATATATCCAAGCGTGGCTAGCACCGTATCTCCAGCGCCCGTAACATCAAAAACTTCCTTGGCTTCAGCTGGAAAAATTTCTAACTCATCATCAAAAAGCGCTATACCAGCTTCTGAGATCGTGATGATAGAGTACTTTAGCTCAGCCGTTTCTTTTAGATTTTTTATGGCAATAAGAAGCTTTTCGTCGCTATCTATTTTTAATCCAGTAGCCTCGCTTGCCTCTTTTTTATTTGGCGTAAGAAGCGTTGCGCCTTTGTATTTTTTATAATCACTACCCTTTGGATCAACTAAAACTGGGATTTGCATCTGTTTGCATTTTTTGATTATCTCTTGACAAACATCGCTAATAAGCACGCCCTTACCATAATCACTTAGCAAAACAGCGTTAAAACGATCTAAATTCTCACATATATCTTTTATAAAATTTTTACTATCTTTTATAGGCTCGGCACTTTCGCTATCTATGCGCACAACTTGTTGATGGGTCGCTATCACTCGGCTTTTTATCGAGCTTTTGCGGCTATCTTCAAATTTTAGTAAGTTAGTTTTTGCACCGATGTCATTTAGCATATTTTTTATATTATTACCTACGCTATCATCTCCGACAACACTTGCCACACTTACTTTTGCACCAAGCGAGAGCAAATTTGCCACGACATTTCCAGCCCCGCCAAGCCTATAAGTTTCGCTATTTATCTTTACGACTTGAACTGGTGCTTCGGGTGAAATTCTATCACAACTTCCCCAAATGTAGTGATCTAGCATAAGATCACCAACAACTAAAATTTTAACATCGCTAGCCATTTAGCTCTTCCTTAAATATACGCTTTATCTCGCCTATATAATCAGCCACACCATCCTCAAGACTCCATTTACTCTCAAAGCCAAGCCCCGCCTTTGTCACCGACATGTCAGCCTCTGTGTGAAACTGATATGACCCAACAAATGGGTTTGGAATGTATTCGTTGCCTAAATTTGTGCCGAGTTCTTTTTGTAATATATCAGCTATATCCTGAAAGCTTCTTGCCGTTCCTGTAGCTGCGTTGTAAACACCACTTTTAGCACTAACGGCTTTTAGATTTGCGTCTATTATGTCTTTGATGTAAACAAAATCTCGTTTTATATTGTCGCTACCCTCAAAAAGGCGTGGTGTTTTACCAGCTAAAATTTGCAAACCAAACTGAAGCACCATCGAAGCCGTTTTGTTTTTAAAAAACTCACCCTTTCCATAAACATTAAAATACCTTAGTCCAACCACATGAACACCCTGCTGTGCATACTTGCGACCGATATTATCCATAGCAAGCTTTGAAAATCCATAAGCATTGTTTGGGGCTTCGCATTCGCCGACTTTTTGCGGACTTTTTGCATTTCCGTAAGTCGCACCAGAGCTAGCATAAACCATCTTTATATCATACTTTTGGCAAATTTCAAGCAGATCCACAAAGGCATTTACATTTGTTTTTATAAGCTCGTCTTGCTCTTTTACCGTTGTATCTGAGATCGCTGCTTCATGAAAAATTATCTCTGGCTTAAAGCATTCTATCTTTTCAAGCGTTTTTTTGCTATTTATATCTCCAGCAAAAACCTCACCTTTAAAGCCAAGCAAATTTTTAAAATGACCAAATGATTTTAAATTTCCATTACTAAAAACATCATCATTCCTAAATTTATCAACCACAAGCACGCTTGCTTCTGGGTAATGCTCATCAAAATGGTGAGCCAGTGCCGAACCTATAAAGCCAGCACCACCAGTTATCACTATGCGTTTTTTATTAAAATTCATATCAAACCTTTACTTTTTATCTTTTCATAAACATCTTTCACGCTTGTGAAATTTATGCCATCAAGCAAGTAGCTTTGCCCCACGCAAGCGTTTTGTGCAGCCTTGATGTCACTTTGTTTGTCGCCTATCATTATACTATCTTTTAGATTAATATTTAGCTCAGCAGCCGCGTCAGTTATCATCTTTGGTTTTGGTTTGCGACACTCGCACTCCTCTTCTGGAGCATGCGGACAAAAGTAGACTTTTGAAATTTCTATCCCCTCTTTTTCAAAGGCTTTTAGCATGTGTTTTGTAAGATTATAAAAGTCTTCAAGAGTATAGTATCCACGCCCGATACCAGACTGATTTGTCACGACCACCAACATATAGCCAAGCGCGCTAAATTCACGCAAAACTTCAAAAACTCCGTCTATAAATTTAAAGTCTTCAACTTTATAAACATAGCCATGATCTTCATTTATAACGCCATCTCTATCTAAAAAAAGTGCTTTGTTTTGTTTCATGATGATATTATACATAAAAAAATTTATTTACCAATAAAAGAAAAACTTTCATTTACCTTTTTTAT contains:
- a CDS encoding peptidylprolyl isomerase translates to MRFDELKIYEPNIDELKKAKFAVFHTSKGDLNLELFADEAPQTVANFVELIKNGFYNGLNFHRVIPNFVIQGGCPHGTGTGGPGWRILCECDEQNVRHERGSLSMAHAGRDTGGSQFFVCHSAQPHLDGVHTVFGKCVDEESLKVLDAIRAGDEITSAEVKENL
- a CDS encoding cation:dicarboxylate symporter family transporter, producing MQQTQAQKNFWLKLATSLAFWVVFAIIAGIIVGIVAPELGIASKPGIDYFIKALKVLIGPIIFLTIVSGIVGLESLKDLGSIGLKAFIYFEIVSTIALAVGILFGEILRPGHGMHLDYTKLDPSSVDKYTHVDRDVGSMWSILKSAVPSDPITPFINSNTLQVLFMALCVAIVLSFLKHEHKKAFLKPLEFIQHYVLKLLSILMLFSPVAAFSAMAYLIGKFGISSLLGMLELLAVMAAASLFFIFGVLGAICYFAKVNVFKFMRFISKEVLVVFATSSSETALAPLMQKLERAGINRGAVGLIIPTGYSFNLDCTNIYLSLSVIFLAQAFDIPLSFEHLISILIVLMITSKGAVGVTGSGFIVLAGTLAALPSTGIPVVTVAVLLGVDKFMSEMRAVGNLCGNAVGCMIISIWDKKVDLTQFRYALDHPDEFEFKG
- the gmhA gene encoding D-sedoheptulose 7-phosphate isomerase; its protein translation is MQINEMIKAEILAHINTANKMSLLENDIKKACEIVVDTLKNGGKILICGNGGSAADAQHFAAELTGRYKTERLALPAIALTTDTSALTAIGNDYGYDMVFERQFRALAKKGDLLIGISTSGNSKNVINSLNVAKEFGVRTLGLSGRDGGNMNEICELNLVMPSSDTPRIQEMHILVIHTLCQAVDNAF
- the rfaE1 gene encoding D-glycero-beta-D-manno-heptose-7-phosphate kinase; protein product: MASDVKILVVGDLMLDHYIWGSCDRISPEAPVQVVKINSETYRLGGAGNVVANLLSLGAKVSVASVVGDDSVGNNIKNMLNDIGAKTNLLKFEDSRKSSIKSRVIATHQQVVRIDSESAEPIKDSKNFIKDICENLDRFNAVLLSDYGKGVLISDVCQEIIKKCKQMQIPVLVDPKGSDYKKYKGATLLTPNKKEASEATGLKIDSDEKLLIAIKNLKETAELKYSIITISEAGIALFDDELEIFPAEAKEVFDVTGAGDTVLATLGYMLASGANIKEAIKMANLAAAVVVGKIGSATANFAEINELLQDRESIHYEKKIKSADELVEIFAHKENKKIVFTNGCFDVLHAGHTKYLAKARSFGDILVVGLNSDTSVKRLKGESRPVNSQDDRASVLGSLGFVDYVVIFDEDTPLNLITKLKPDVLVKGADYAGKEVVGSQIVKDVRLVEFVDGKSTTSIIKRIIDANK
- the rfaD gene encoding ADP-glyceromanno-heptose 6-epimerase codes for the protein MNFNKKRIVITGGAGFIGSALAHHFDEHYPEASVLVVDKFRNDDVFSNGNLKSFGHFKNLLGFKGEVFAGDINSKKTLEKIECFKPEIIFHEAAISDTTVKEQDELIKTNVNAFVDLLEICQKYDIKMVYASSGATYGNAKSPQKVGECEAPNNAYGFSKLAMDNIGRKYAQQGVHVVGLRYFNVYGKGEFFKNKTASMVLQFGLQILAGKTPRLFEGSDNIKRDFVYIKDIIDANLKAVSAKSGVYNAATGTARSFQDIADILQKELGTNLGNEYIPNPFVGSYQFHTEADMSVTKAGLGFESKWSLEDGVADYIGEIKRIFKEELNG
- the gmhB gene encoding D-glycero-beta-D-manno-heptose 1,7-bisphosphate 7-phosphatase; its protein translation is MYNIIMKQNKALFLDRDGVINEDHGYVYKVEDFKFIDGVFEVLREFSALGYMLVVVTNQSGIGRGYYTLEDFYNLTKHMLKAFEKEGIEISKVYFCPHAPEEECECRKPKPKMITDAAAELNINLKDSIMIGDKQSDIKAAQNACVGQSYLLDGINFTSVKDVYEKIKSKGLI